One region of Cytobacillus sp. IB215665 genomic DNA includes:
- a CDS encoding family 16 glycosylhydrolase yields the protein MKKISFIAIIMFIIISFVYIKDLLSGGGELMNLDNGYAKGMNINNLMIAVEAGSTHGSTKVIVNPEKGNHLVVLISQDKVLERSEGEFVPTGKMSINPYQSGDDISGVDASINKYIAVYEANERNQVVKAALVQLNKDQISPEKWDLVWADEFDGEDVDVSKWNHVEAGNGFGNNELQFYTSRQKNARLDGEGNLVIEAHMENYEHREYTSAKLTTEGKGDWTYGKFEIRAKLPEGQGIWPAIWMMPTDYELYGKWPSSGEIDIMELLGHKPGTVHGTIHYGVPWTHTGGFFTLPNEEKFSDDFHVFSIVWEPGEIRWYVDGILYLKQKKWFSKLQDANADFNYPAPFNRDFYIQLNLAVGGNWPGSPDETTLFPQQFLIDYIRVYQLDGEYRQVDRNIQSRY from the coding sequence ATGAAAAAAATATCATTCATTGCAATTATTATGTTTATCATTATAAGTTTCGTTTATATAAAAGATTTATTGAGCGGTGGAGGGGAGTTAATGAACTTGGACAATGGGTACGCTAAAGGCATGAATATAAATAACTTAATGATAGCAGTTGAAGCTGGCTCTACACATGGCTCAACGAAAGTGATTGTTAATCCTGAGAAAGGTAACCATTTGGTTGTACTCATTTCACAGGACAAAGTGTTAGAACGAAGTGAAGGGGAGTTCGTTCCGACTGGGAAAATGTCCATTAATCCATACCAATCTGGTGACGATATTTCAGGTGTGGATGCCAGCATTAATAAATACATAGCTGTATATGAAGCAAATGAAAGGAATCAAGTCGTGAAAGCCGCATTAGTTCAGCTAAATAAAGACCAAATCTCTCCTGAAAAGTGGGATTTAGTATGGGCTGATGAGTTTGATGGTGAAGACGTAGATGTCAGTAAATGGAATCACGTTGAAGCTGGGAATGGATTTGGTAATAATGAACTACAGTTTTACACATCAAGGCAAAAGAACGCACGTTTAGATGGGGAGGGTAATTTAGTTATTGAAGCCCATATGGAAAACTATGAACATAGGGAGTATACTTCAGCCAAACTAACAACTGAAGGTAAAGGTGACTGGACATATGGCAAATTTGAAATTCGTGCGAAATTGCCAGAAGGACAAGGGATTTGGCCTGCCATTTGGATGATGCCAACCGATTATGAATTGTATGGGAAATGGCCTTCATCCGGTGAGATTGATATTATGGAGCTGTTGGGTCATAAACCAGGAACTGTGCACGGAACAATTCATTACGGTGTACCTTGGACGCATACTGGGGGTTTTTTTACATTGCCGAATGAGGAAAAATTTTCTGATGATTTTCATGTTTTCTCCATTGTATGGGAACCAGGTGAAATACGTTGGTATGTTGATGGCATTTTATATTTAAAACAAAAGAAGTGGTTTTCTAAATTGCAAGATGCAAATGCAGATTTTAACTATCCGGCACCATTTAATCGTGATTTTTATATACAGCTTAATTTAGCTGTAGGTGGGAACTGGCCAGGTAGCCCAGATGAAACAACTTTGTTTCCGCAACAATTTCTAATAGATTACATACGAGTGTATCAATTGGATGGAGAGTATAGACAAGTTGATAGAAACATACAAAGTCGTTACTGA
- a CDS encoding LacI family DNA-binding transcriptional regulator: protein MKVTIKDIAKMAGVSPATVSKIINNYKDVGEETRQKVLDIMEQTGYRPSYSARSLAMQTSNIIGVIYAGNVNADFNHPFFIEVMNSFKKSIGSLGYDLLFFSNEKFNGGNENYLERCRHYQVDGCIVISGEEIQSSILDLVKSEIPCIGVDLQLDGKRSSYIMSNNVKVGKKVVEHFYLLGYRDIGFIGGIKNSPVTTYRLEGFKKKMADFGLVENEDWVTYGDYFEESGYQCMLKMLQAQTLPRAIFAASDLMAFGALRAVKERGLRVPEDIAIVGCDDIDACKYTEPPLTSIKQDKNKIGKLAAYMLVDLIEDHVQSTNLMVEPELVIRKSCGSHLAEH from the coding sequence ATGAAAGTAACTATTAAAGATATTGCAAAAATGGCAGGTGTCTCACCAGCAACTGTATCGAAAATTATTAACAATTATAAGGATGTAGGTGAAGAGACACGACAAAAAGTGCTTGATATTATGGAACAAACGGGTTATCGTCCATCTTATTCGGCTAGATCTCTTGCAATGCAAACGTCTAACATTATCGGAGTCATTTACGCAGGTAACGTTAATGCTGATTTTAATCATCCATTCTTTATTGAGGTCATGAACTCCTTTAAAAAGTCTATTGGATCATTAGGATATGATTTACTATTTTTTTCTAATGAAAAATTTAATGGTGGTAACGAAAATTATTTAGAAAGATGTCGTCACTATCAAGTAGATGGTTGCATTGTGATTAGTGGAGAAGAAATACAATCCTCTATACTTGATTTAGTTAAAAGTGAGATACCATGTATTGGTGTTGATTTGCAATTAGATGGCAAACGTTCTTCTTATATTATGAGCAACAATGTAAAAGTAGGAAAAAAGGTAGTAGAGCACTTTTATTTATTGGGGTATAGAGATATAGGTTTCATAGGTGGAATTAAAAATTCTCCTGTCACAACTTATCGTTTGGAAGGATTTAAGAAAAAGATGGCTGACTTTGGGTTAGTTGAAAATGAAGACTGGGTTACCTACGGAGATTATTTTGAGGAAAGTGGCTACCAATGTATGCTGAAGATGTTACAAGCGCAAACATTACCTAGAGCAATATTTGCGGCTTCTGATTTGATGGCATTTGGAGCACTAAGAGCTGTTAAAGAAAGAGGGTTACGTGTGCCAGAAGATATTGCGATTGTTGGGTGCGATGATATCGATGCATGTAAATACACTGAGCCTCCATTAACATCTATTAAGCAAGACAAGAATAAGATAGGTAAATTAGCTGCCTATATGCTAGTAGATTTAATAGAAGATCATGTCCAATCAACTAACTTAATGGTCGAACCAGAACTTGTCATTCGGAAATCTTGTGGCTCTCATTTGGCAGAACATTAA
- a CDS encoding DoxX family protein: protein MTNKHELGAIILRIVLGITFFIHGLDKFQTGIDQVSTWFDGMGIAGFFAYVVALVEVIGGAALILGLGTRIAGSLLCIIMIVAIFKVKLDVGFTGNGSMAGYELDLALLAMALYLAINGSKQWSLDGWFSSLKESKVNNPS, encoded by the coding sequence GTGACAAACAAACATGAGTTAGGTGCAATCATTTTACGGATCGTTTTAGGTATTACTTTTTTTATTCATGGGCTTGACAAGTTTCAAACAGGAATTGATCAGGTTTCAACTTGGTTTGACGGTATGGGGATAGCTGGTTTTTTTGCTTATGTTGTAGCATTAGTTGAAGTAATCGGGGGTGCTGCACTCATATTGGGCTTAGGAACAAGAATTGCAGGCAGTCTCCTATGCATTATTATGATTGTAGCAATTTTTAAAGTAAAACTCGATGTTGGTTTTACGGGTAATGGATCTATGGCTGGCTATGAATTAGACCTTGCGTTGCTAGCTATGGCATTATATTTAGCAATTAATGGAAGTAAACAATGGTCACTAGATGGCTGGTTTAGTTCATTGAAAGAATCAAAAGTAAATAACCCTTCATAG
- the sph gene encoding sphingomyelin phosphodiesterase, whose protein sequence is MKKYITLLFCAMLVGMTINFHQSYASNHYPNDFKLLQHNVFLMPTYASSWGQKDRATFISEADYIKDQDAIIFNELYDNNSSKILLNNIAEEYPFQTPVLGRSKDGWDETLGNYSNIVPEDGGVAIISKWPILEQVQYVFEEGCGVDYLANKGFVYVKVEKEDDYYHIIGTHAQADDTGCGTDEANRIRKTQFQEIAEFIADKDIPLDEVLFIGGDFNVNRYNVDEYQSLINTLNVNEPTQFTGHSSTFDPETNEIVAYKFPDGEPRYLDYIFTEKNHKQPDFWTNEVLNVKSPTWTAIINKYNEFSDHYPVYGYSNIEENSQQ, encoded by the coding sequence TTGAAAAAGTATATCACACTGTTATTTTGCGCTATGTTAGTTGGAATGACGATCAATTTTCATCAATCATACGCTTCAAATCATTATCCAAATGATTTTAAATTGTTACAACATAATGTTTTTCTTATGCCTACTTATGCTTCCAGCTGGGGACAAAAAGATCGTGCGACTTTTATTAGTGAGGCAGACTACATAAAAGATCAGGATGCAATCATATTTAATGAGCTATATGATAATAACTCTTCGAAAATATTACTTAATAACATAGCGGAAGAGTACCCGTTTCAAACTCCTGTTTTAGGAAGGAGTAAAGATGGTTGGGATGAAACACTAGGTAATTACTCGAATATAGTTCCTGAAGATGGGGGTGTAGCAATTATTTCTAAATGGCCAATTCTTGAGCAAGTTCAATATGTATTTGAAGAAGGCTGTGGTGTAGATTATTTAGCTAACAAAGGATTTGTTTATGTGAAGGTTGAAAAAGAAGACGATTATTATCATATTATAGGTACTCATGCCCAAGCTGATGATACCGGCTGTGGCACTGATGAGGCAAATAGAATTCGAAAAACACAGTTCCAAGAAATAGCAGAATTTATTGCAGATAAGGACATTCCCTTAGATGAAGTACTGTTTATCGGCGGTGATTTTAATGTAAACCGGTATAATGTTGATGAGTATCAATCTTTGATTAATACTTTAAATGTCAACGAACCTACACAATTTACTGGACATAGCTCAACATTTGATCCGGAAACAAATGAAATCGTTGCCTATAAATTTCCTGATGGGGAGCCAAGGTATTTAGACTATATATTCACAGAAAAAAATCATAAACAACCTGATTTTTGGACTAATGAAGTGCTTAATGTTAAATCACCAACATGGACTGCAATTATAAATAAGTACAATGAATTTTCTGATCACTACCCCGTATATGGATATTCTAATATTGAAGAAAACTCTCAACAATAG
- a CDS encoding DsbA family oxidoreductase codes for MTVKMKVYSDFVCPFCFLAKKPLLEATSGKDVEIEWMPYELRPGNSEPLRPESNYIQTGWQHSVKPLSDRIGVEMVLPEMSPHPRTHLTHEGLQFAKERGKGNEYADAVFRAFWQLEQDIGDVEILTSIAENIGLDANEFKESLVSRKYEQVHQKQLQHAYREANIHAVPTIQIGDQQLSGVQSSESIERAINKQLATAKTASTGMNCSVDGCE; via the coding sequence ATGACTGTAAAGATGAAAGTATATTCAGATTTTGTTTGTCCGTTTTGTTTCTTAGCAAAAAAACCACTTTTAGAAGCAACGAGTGGCAAAGATGTTGAAATCGAATGGATGCCATATGAACTGCGTCCAGGAAATAGCGAACCACTTAGACCAGAAAGCAATTATATTCAAACAGGATGGCAACATTCAGTAAAGCCTCTCTCTGACCGTATCGGTGTAGAAATGGTCTTACCCGAAATGTCTCCACACCCTCGAACTCATTTAACACACGAAGGCTTGCAGTTTGCAAAAGAAAGAGGTAAGGGAAATGAGTATGCTGACGCAGTATTCCGTGCCTTTTGGCAACTTGAACAAGATATAGGTGATGTTGAAATATTAACTTCAATTGCTGAAAATATTGGTCTTGATGCAAATGAATTTAAAGAATCACTCGTTTCAAGAAAATATGAGCAAGTTCATCAAAAGCAACTTCAGCACGCTTATAGAGAAGCGAATATCCATGCAGTACCAACAATCCAAATAGGAGATCAGCAGCTATCAGGTGTGCAATCATCAGAATCAATTGAACGTGCTATTAATAAACAATTAGCAACTGCTAAAACAGCTTCAACTGGGATGAATTGTAGTGTAGATGGATGTGAATAG
- a CDS encoding dihydrofolate reductase: protein MSFSFIVAVSKNGVIGVDNKLPWNLSNDLKYFKSKTTGKNVIMGRKTFDSIGKPLPNRENYILTRERNYQQEGCHVYHSIDEIMKYLPVDKENIVIGGGEVYKLFSPYVDKIYLTKVDLVIEGDAFFEVPKGFIVTEEEKHYDENQGIHYSFVTMEKV from the coding sequence GTGAGTTTTTCATTTATTGTCGCTGTAAGTAAAAACGGAGTAATTGGTGTAGATAACAAACTCCCTTGGAATCTATCAAATGACTTAAAATATTTTAAGAGCAAAACTACAGGCAAAAACGTAATTATGGGTAGGAAAACATTTGATTCGATTGGGAAACCTCTTCCAAACAGGGAGAATTATATTTTAACAAGAGAAAGAAATTATCAACAAGAAGGATGTCATGTCTATCATTCTATTGATGAGATCATGAAGTATTTACCTGTTGATAAAGAAAATATTGTTATCGGCGGTGGTGAAGTATATAAATTATTTAGCCCTTATGTTGATAAAATATATTTAACTAAAGTGGATTTAGTTATAGAAGGCGATGCATTTTTTGAAGTCCCTAAAGGGTTCATAGTTACCGAAGAAGAAAAACATTATGATGAAAACCAGGGAATCCATTATTCCTTTGTAACAATGGAAAAAGTATAA
- a CDS encoding alpha/beta hydrolase yields MLYSKRFKLSDAHDWVVFIHGAGGSSTVWYKQLKAFKEHFNVLLIDLRGHGKSKDRGILKRNYSFSDVSLDIIEVLNDLNIKDAHFVGISLGSILIRNIAEIEPNRVKTMILGGAVIRLNTRVKTLMFLGNVGKKVVPYMWLYKLFAWCLMPKKRHKESRLLFVNQAKKLCQKEFVKWFKLTKDVVPLLVQFEENELDIPTLYIMGQEDYMFLLPVEEVVKKSNHAQLEIIEDSGHVVNVDQPDKFNVMSIRFLNTLKGDNRYVASR; encoded by the coding sequence ATGCTTTATTCTAAGAGATTTAAATTAAGCGACGCTCATGATTGGGTGGTTTTTATTCATGGTGCGGGAGGAAGTTCAACAGTATGGTATAAACAGTTAAAAGCATTTAAGGAGCACTTTAATGTATTACTAATAGATTTAAGGGGACACGGAAAGTCAAAAGATAGAGGGATTTTGAAAAGAAATTACTCTTTTTCCGATGTAAGTTTAGATATTATTGAGGTATTAAATGACTTAAACATTAAAGATGCACATTTTGTGGGTATATCATTAGGGTCGATATTAATTAGAAATATTGCAGAAATTGAGCCCAATAGAGTTAAAACTATGATTTTGGGTGGTGCTGTTATACGGTTAAACACCCGTGTAAAAACCTTAATGTTCTTGGGGAATGTAGGGAAAAAAGTTGTTCCTTATATGTGGTTATATAAATTATTTGCTTGGTGTTTAATGCCTAAAAAAAGACATAAGGAATCTCGGTTGCTTTTTGTTAATCAAGCAAAGAAGCTATGTCAAAAAGAATTTGTTAAGTGGTTTAAGTTAACGAAGGATGTAGTTCCATTGTTGGTGCAGTTTGAAGAAAATGAGTTGGATATTCCTACCTTGTATATCATGGGACAAGAAGATTATATGTTCTTACTTCCAGTAGAGGAAGTAGTGAAGAAGAGCAATCATGCGCAGCTTGAAATTATCGAGGATAGTGGTCATGTTGTGAACGTTGATCAACCAGATAAATTTAATGTAATGTCAATTAGATTCTTGAATACTCTAAAAGGTGATAATAGATATGTCGCAAGTAGATAA
- a CDS encoding SCP2 sterol-binding domain-containing protein gives MAVKEELKNLSDKINENPEHIEGLDYVYQFQVSGEDEGAYQVAFSNGELSYNEGEAEDPSCTIQLSGENLVKLIHGKLNATSAFMMGQLKIKGDLSLALKLQSILQKYQ, from the coding sequence ATGGCTGTAAAAGAAGAGTTGAAAAATCTTTCTGACAAAATTAATGAAAATCCTGAACACATTGAAGGGCTTGATTATGTTTATCAATTTCAAGTATCTGGCGAAGATGAAGGGGCGTATCAAGTAGCATTTTCAAATGGAGAGCTATCATACAATGAAGGTGAAGCTGAAGATCCATCTTGTACAATTCAGTTATCTGGAGAAAATCTAGTAAAGCTAATACACGGTAAATTGAATGCAACATCAGCTTTCATGATGGGCCAACTAAAAATCAAGGGAGATTTATCTCTTGCATTAAAACTACAGTCAATTCTACAAAAATATCAATAA
- a CDS encoding N-acetyltransferase family protein, translating into MVIIRDAHQDDLLSILKIYNQAIINTTATFDLTEETLEQRQQWFSKYGSDYPLIVATIENKVVGYCCLSAFREKAAYAKTVELSVYVDENTRGHGVATKLVNEILQRAKQMGFHVIISGITKGNDNSIKLHEKFGFEFIGSFKEVGYKFDSWQDVLFYQLIID; encoded by the coding sequence ATGGTTATTATTAGAGATGCACACCAAGACGACCTTTTGAGTATATTAAAGATTTACAATCAAGCAATTATAAATACAACTGCAACTTTTGATTTAACAGAGGAGACACTCGAACAAAGACAACAATGGTTTTCTAAATATGGAAGTGATTATCCTCTAATTGTAGCTACGATTGAAAATAAGGTTGTTGGTTATTGTTGCCTATCAGCATTTAGAGAAAAAGCAGCTTACGCTAAAACGGTTGAATTATCAGTATATGTAGATGAAAATACGCGAGGACATGGAGTGGCCACAAAGTTAGTAAATGAAATTTTACAAAGAGCTAAACAAATGGGTTTTCATGTTATCATTTCTGGTATCACAAAAGGAAATGATAATAGCATTAAGCTTCATGAAAAATTCGGCTTTGAATTTATTGGCTCCTTTAAAGAAGTTGGTTACAAGTTTGACAGTTGGCAAGATGTATTATTTTATCAATTAATAATTGACTGA
- a CDS encoding GNAT family N-acetyltransferase — MIRKLKSNDHKQVFSFLKEEASFNLFLIGDIEAFGYEQDFQDIWGEFDETNQLIAVLLRYYQYYIPYAKHEFDVEGFVQIIKKHNNVQSLSGKSEVTCQFENIEGLKLGKKQNMFFCECVTDDQLGELHFQSEISLATIEDADGIIALRSDIEEFVTPSNAKEMLVKTMESGTGRTYVLKKNGQMIASASTTAENSISAMIVGVCTHKDYRNRGYATEVMKVLCKDLLKEGKALCLFYDNPSAGRIYKKLGFVDIGKWTMYR; from the coding sequence ATGATTCGAAAATTGAAGTCTAATGACCACAAACAAGTATTTTCTTTTCTAAAAGAGGAAGCTTCTTTTAACTTATTTCTTATCGGGGATATCGAAGCTTTCGGGTACGAACAAGACTTCCAAGATATTTGGGGAGAATTCGATGAAACCAATCAACTAATCGCTGTTTTACTTCGTTATTACCAATACTATATTCCCTATGCCAAACATGAGTTTGATGTAGAGGGTTTTGTTCAAATTATTAAGAAACATAATAATGTACAATCTCTATCAGGTAAGTCTGAAGTCACATGTCAGTTTGAAAATATTGAGGGCTTAAAGCTAGGAAAAAAACAAAATATGTTTTTTTGTGAATGTGTAACAGATGATCAGCTAGGAGAACTTCATTTTCAATCAGAAATTTCTCTTGCAACAATTGAAGATGCCGATGGGATCATTGCATTAAGGAGTGATATTGAAGAATTTGTAACGCCATCAAATGCAAAAGAAATGCTTGTAAAAACAATGGAATCAGGTACGGGTCGCACATATGTACTGAAAAAGAACGGTCAAATGATTGCCTCTGCATCAACTACGGCAGAAAATTCGATATCAGCAATGATCGTTGGTGTTTGTACTCATAAAGACTACCGAAATAGAGGCTATGCTACTGAAGTGATGAAAGTGTTATGTAAAGACTTATTAAAAGAAGGAAAAGCACTTTGTCTTTTTTACGATAACCCAAGTGCAGGACGGATTTATAAAAAGCTTGGCTTTGTTGACATCGGGAAATGGACAATGTACAGATAA
- the mgrA gene encoding L-glyceraldehyde 3-phosphate reductase yields the protein MNYKANENRYDTMIYRRCGKTGLKLPAVSLGLWHNFGGVDDYDNAKAMVTRAFDLGITHFDLANNYGPPAGSAEETLGKILQTELKDYRDELIISTKAGYGMWPGPYGDFGSRKYLIASLDQSLKRLGVDYVDVFYSHRPDPETSIEETMMALDSIVRQGKALYVGLSNYDALQTSQALEVLKDLKTPIVLHQPAYSMLNRWVEHGLLDVNERAGIGTIIFQPLAQGVLTDRYLQGIPSDSRAASESVFLNEQDINDKRVNMVVQLNNIAKNRGQSLAQLAISWALRDERVTSALIGASRVAQIEDNVKALNHLSFSEEELTEIEAILQQNS from the coding sequence ATGAATTATAAAGCAAATGAAAACAGATACGATACGATGATTTATCGCAGGTGTGGCAAGACCGGTTTGAAGTTACCTGCTGTTTCCCTAGGGTTATGGCATAATTTTGGTGGAGTTGATGATTATGATAATGCTAAAGCGATGGTTACACGAGCATTTGATTTAGGAATTACTCACTTTGATCTTGCTAACAACTACGGTCCCCCAGCAGGGAGTGCTGAAGAAACACTAGGTAAAATTTTGCAGACGGAATTAAAGGATTATAGAGATGAATTAATTATTTCAACTAAGGCAGGTTACGGTATGTGGCCAGGCCCTTATGGTGATTTTGGATCAAGAAAATATTTAATTGCTAGCCTGGATCAAAGCTTAAAAAGACTAGGGGTAGACTACGTAGATGTCTTTTATTCACATCGTCCAGATCCTGAAACTTCTATTGAAGAGACGATGATGGCTCTTGATTCAATTGTTCGACAAGGAAAAGCATTGTATGTAGGGTTATCCAATTATGATGCCCTCCAAACATCTCAAGCACTTGAGGTACTGAAGGATTTAAAAACACCAATTGTTCTTCATCAACCAGCATATTCAATGTTGAATCGTTGGGTTGAACATGGGTTGTTAGATGTTAATGAAAGAGCTGGTATTGGAACGATCATCTTCCAACCATTGGCACAGGGTGTCTTAACTGACAGGTATTTGCAAGGTATTCCTAGTGATTCTCGTGCTGCTAGTGAAAGTGTATTTTTAAATGAACAAGATATTAATGATAAAAGAGTTAATATGGTGGTCCAACTTAATAATATTGCCAAAAATCGTGGGCAAAGTTTAGCGCAACTTGCAATTTCTTGGGCTTTACGTGATGAGCGAGTGACTTCCGCACTGATTGGTGCCAGTCGAGTAGCTCAAATCGAAGATAATGTTAAAGCACTTAACCATCTTTCATTTAGTGAAGAAGAATTAACTGAAATTGAAGCTATTTTACAACAAAATAGCTAA
- the eis gene encoding enhanced intracellular survival protein Eis, which translates to MVIEIKKMIDVDFRDFAKISVNAYPGFYDSSVNKIKQLEEKFIELQSIESSKVFYGAFKDQRAVGGMRLYDYKLTLFSSQINAGGIGSVAVDLLHKKEKIGKDLISFSLQHFREKGFPLAVLYPFRPDFYKKMGFGYGTKTNQYRIQPHSFPKGRSKKHLQFVDASETTELLDCYNRVAKMTHGMIQKNYNDAASIFKKEGNSIIGYKEEGSIRGYLVFTFNKIDKNNFLLNNLIIEEIIYENTEVLQELLTFLNSQMDQVNEVIVHTQDEYFHYLLKDVRNGTNHIMPHVYHESNVQGVGIMYRVINTKAIFQQLSSHNFNNANCKLKITINDDFLKENEGSVNLYFEDGKVKVMEESEYDVEISLHVSEFTSMLVGSIPFKQLLSYGLVSISDSTYVETVNRIFATDQKPMCITKF; encoded by the coding sequence ATGGTGATTGAAATTAAAAAGATGATAGATGTCGATTTTAGAGATTTTGCAAAAATTTCAGTTAATGCGTATCCGGGGTTTTATGATTCTTCTGTAAACAAAATAAAGCAATTAGAAGAAAAATTTATAGAGTTGCAGAGTATTGAATCTTCAAAAGTATTTTATGGTGCATTTAAAGATCAAAGAGCTGTAGGTGGCATGAGATTATATGATTACAAGCTGACGCTATTTTCGTCTCAAATAAACGCAGGTGGAATTGGCTCAGTTGCCGTTGATCTATTACATAAAAAAGAAAAAATAGGTAAGGATTTAATATCCTTTTCATTACAACACTTTAGAGAAAAAGGCTTTCCACTTGCAGTTCTATATCCGTTTCGTCCAGATTTTTATAAAAAAATGGGTTTTGGATATGGTACAAAAACGAATCAATATCGAATTCAACCCCATAGCTTTCCGAAAGGAAGGTCGAAGAAGCATCTCCAATTTGTTGATGCCTCTGAAACTACCGAGTTACTAGACTGCTATAATAGAGTCGCGAAAATGACTCACGGCATGATACAGAAAAATTACAATGACGCAGCTAGTATATTTAAAAAAGAAGGAAATAGCATTATTGGGTATAAAGAAGAAGGATCAATTAGAGGTTATCTTGTTTTTACATTTAACAAAATAGACAAGAACAACTTTCTACTAAATAATTTAATTATTGAAGAAATTATATATGAAAACACAGAAGTTCTTCAAGAGCTCTTAACCTTTCTAAATAGCCAAATGGATCAAGTCAATGAAGTCATTGTTCATACTCAAGATGAATATTTCCATTACTTACTAAAAGACGTTCGGAACGGTACGAATCATATCATGCCTCATGTGTATCATGAAAGCAATGTCCAAGGTGTAGGCATAATGTATAGAGTAATTAATACGAAGGCTATATTCCAACAGTTAAGTAGCCATAATTTTAATAATGCGAATTGTAAATTGAAGATAACTATTAATGACGACTTCCTTAAAGAAAATGAAGGTAGTGTTAACTTATATTTTGAAGACGGCAAAGTAAAAGTGATGGAAGAAAGTGAGTATGACGTAGAAATATCATTACATGTTTCAGAATTTACATCAATGCTTGTTGGTTCTATTCCTTTTAAGCAACTACTTAGCTATGGATTAGTGAGCATATCTGATTCAACTTATGTAGAAACGGTTAATAGAATTTTTGCTACAGATCAAAAACCAATGTGTATAACAAAATTTTAG